TGCGGGCTAACCGAGCCTCTTGAAATCTGCTGAGTAGCAACCTGAGGAAGTGTGTAATTCATAATTGTATTAGAAAAGAAAGTAAGAATTAGCATGACAGACAAAAATGCTATTGCGACATTTTTGATCATATCCTTTTTATTAGCCGGTTTCTTATCTCTGCTGGAAGAAACAACGTTTCCATCAACTACCTCAACAACATCGTTATCTTTTGAAAATAAATCTGACATCTCCCAATTACTCCTAACCTTTTTACTTTTGATCTGCAGTGCAGATCACCCCTTAATTCCTCCCTGGTATGAGATACCCTCTACCAGATAATCCTCGCCGTACAGAAATATCAGAAGCGGCGGGACCAGATATATTACAGCAACTGCAAAAGCAAGACTGATTTCACCTGCGTTTATCTTGGACAGGAACACCGACAAAGGATGCATATCCGGGTCCGGTAAAAGAATAAGCGGCTGCTCAACCATATTCCAATAATCAAAAAATACTAAAATTGCTATAGAAGCAATTCCCCCCTTACAAAGAGGAAAACATATCCTCGAAAAAATGTACCATTCATCTGCTCCATCAATCGAAGCAGCCTCCATCACCTCAGTAGGTATCCTTCTCATAAATTTGGTGAGAAGATAAACCGCAAATGGTGAGAAAATACCCGGAAGCCATATGGCCCATTTTGTACCATAAATACCTATTGCCTTGGAAACCAGAAAATTCGGAACAAGCGTAACCTGGTACGGCATCAGCATCATGATAATATATGCAAAAAATATAGCATTCTTAAGTTTACCTTGATACCTGGCAAAACCATAGCTTGCCAAAGTAGCAATTCCAAGCTGAAAAACAACAATCGGCACAACATATATAAGTGAATTCCAGAACTTAAACAAATATTCCGGACTCTTGAACAATACTGTATAGTACTGGGCAAAAGAAACCATATCCGGTATAAACTTAAGATTTACAGTCTTGGATATGAATACCTTGCCGCCCTTTTCCGTAGTTGCAAATATGCTGCCGTAATTGGCACTTATTTCCGATGCAGCCATAAAAGAATTCGTAACCGTAAGTATAGTCGGTAAAAGAAATATGAAGGCAAAAACAATAGCTGCTAACGTTACAAGAATTGTCTTAAAATTATTTATATGTATTTTTTTCTTTTTATATTTGTTTCTAAAATTTACCTGTGCAGTCATATGTTCATCCCTCCAGATCTCTTCCAAACCAGTTTTCGACTGCATACATAGCATAAACCAAAACTGTTACTACGATGAACATAATAATTGCAGCTGCTGAGAGCTTCTGATAATCAAGTGAAGCAAATGTATTGTTCATAAAGTGCTGAAGCATATAAAGTGTCTGATATGGATAATCTCCCGTCATCAGATATACTTCCCTAAATACCTTGAAGGAACTGATAAGGGACATTATCGCTACAAACAGGATAGTTGAAGACATATATCTGACTTTCACTATCCAGAACACTTGAAGCTTATTGGCATTCTCCAGAGCCGCCACTTCCAAAAGATCCTTGGGAATACTTGCAAGTGCTGACATGAACAGGATCATGTTGTAGCCCAGGTTCTTCCATAAAAACAGCGCAACAATTACAATATACGCCTTGTCTGATTTGAGCCAGTCTATCTTGTCCTGCCCAAATACATTTAAAAAGTTATTAACTATGCCGTTCTGATGAAACATTACCTGCCAGATCAGAACAACCGACGCTGTCGGCACCATCAAAGGGCTTAAGAAAAAAGTCCTGAAATAGCTCTTAAAGGGAATCCTTGATTCCATAACAGCCGCCAAAAAAAGCGATAGTAAAACCGCAAGCGGTACAGCCATCAGTGAAAAAATAAAGGTGTTAGAACCCGCCTGTTTGAAAGCTGCATTGTTCCAAACATTTACATAGTTCTGAAATCCTACAAATTCCTTCTGAATAGGGTTATTTATCAGTGAATAATAAATAACAACAATAAACGGCGCCACAAAAAACAGCATGACACCAAGAAGTGAAGGCAGAAGAAAAAGCCAGGAGATCAGCTTTTTCTTCTGTAGTGATGAAAGCTTATGATCAAAACGATTATTTAATTTATTATGGTGAGATAAACAAAACTTTTTCAAAACTCAATTGGTATCTGCATAAATATAATCAGGTACCTTCCCCATTTCAAATGAAAAGTAGCTCTGCTGAGCATTCATCATGTCTTTTTTATTATTCTTAAAGTTTACGATAACAACAAACTGTTCATTTAAGTTCCTCTTGTACCAGGAACAATAATAGTCGTTGCATATCACTTTTTCTATTATATCCCTAATCTTATCATTTTCGGTATATACAAATGATTTAGAATCAACATTTATAGAATTTATGTCAAAATCCTCATCTTCCATATTGTAGCCGGGATAATAGTTAGTTACTTCAATAGAATCAATTGAATCGATATCTATTGAATCATCCACAAAGACACCATATTTTTTAAGAAGCTCTATCGTATTAGTGTACGTCTTATATACATTAAAACCGCAGTTACAGTAGCCATCATAGACACTATTCAAATAGTCCACTCTGCCAATTGGTACCTGAGTGCTGACCAATTTATAACTGAAACTGTTCTCCAGATCCTTGCAATAAGCATCGCTAAGCTCAGCGTAAGTCATCTCCGTTGTAGTCATTACTCTTCCCGGAGCATTGTACTGAATTTTCCTGGTCTTATGGTTTAATTCATCAAACTCTCTTACCTTATCGTCATGAAAAACAGGTGCTGATCCTCTAATATATTCTTTAGAATCAATGATAGATGACAGCAAATTCTCATCAATATCGTAAGGAATACATATTTCCCTGTAAACCATTTTTCCATTCTTTAACCTGTAAAGAACAGTATTATTCCTGCCAAGATCCTGATAGTTGCCTTCTCTGTCAAATTTAACCCACTCTTTTTGAGTCTTAAGGCCTGCCTGAACAAGCTTGTTAAATGTCTCAATATCAGTTAATTCCATATAATCCTCTGGCAAAGAGACATAATTCATATCACTATGACCATCATAAAGCCTGAAATCATAATCTTCTCTAAGAAGTGCACAGCTCTCAACCTTGGAAGCGCTTGGGATATAGCTGTCATAGCCAATAAGATCACCTCTGAACACAATAAAGATAAGAGATACGATTGCAAGAGCCATAACGTTCTGTGCCATACCTTTGAATACACTTCGAATATTGCCGTCAAAGAGAACCTCAATTACGCAACCGGTTATGATAACTGCCATCAGCATAACAGCAAACATAATTGTGACAAAACGAGAACTATACCACATGTAATAGTTCATCTCATAGAAAACCACTCCGCATCCAATGCCCAAAAGTACACAGGATATTACTTTGACCAGCCATCTAAACGGCCTGTAGCAGATAGTTTTACCGGCATGCTCAGCTTTTCTGAATCTGCTGACTAAAATAACAAGTGCAAAAGCTATCATTCCTGTTATAAGGATATCAATCTCATAATCAACAGTCATGTCTATCCACTTATTCAAAATGTCAAAACATGCAATATTTGTACTATTAAGCTTTAAATCGTTAACAAGTCTAAGCACTGCCACCCTGTCAAAAAGCGGAGAGCCTATAATGCCATATGTGTCCCTGTTAGCATAAGTTGCAAAGAATATGTTTTTCAAAGCCTTCAGTTCATATCCAAAAGCTGTAGTCACTGCCATAAAAAAGGCAAGAACCAGCATTGATATTAGTGGCGTGCCACTAAGCATAATGGCCAGAACCGTAATATTATAAATTGCAAAAAACAGTACGATTGCTTTTACTGTTTCATAGAGAACTACTACTATTACAGCCCCGTTAACGGCTCCAAGAATAGCAGCCAATAAAAGAGCAACAATATTTACAGACAAATACATAAGAATAAATGTAGTAATAGCGTTAAAATAGTTCTTCTTGATCCTCTGCCCTCTTGTAGTAGGCTGACTTAAGTAAAAATCAATCTTATTTGATTCAAACACATAAGAAAAGCCTTGAAAAGCAAAGGCAATTGCAATAAGTACAACCAATATCCAGCCAAGCTGTTCCATCCCCAGAACTCTGAATGCAGCATTTATCTTTTCCATTTTGATACGTTCTGGCGACTGATGAAACACTCTTCCGTAATTTATTGACCTGGCCACCATAAATGCTGTGCCGAGTACATAATAGATTGCCATAAGGACAAATCCCAGCATAGATGACCACAAAGTTCTTGTAATATATTTTTTGTGATTAGATATTCTGTTACTCAAGGATAAACTTGCGGATGTCATACCCAACTACCTCCGTTTCACTGATAAATATCTCCTCAAGAGAAAGTGGCAGCACTTCAAAGAAAACAGGATTACCACGTTTAAATGCAGCCTCGATCTCTTCTCTTTCTCCCCTCATGGTAATTGTATGAAGGCGTCCTCTCTTATCATGAAGCAATATATCAAGTCCCTCAAGAGCTCTTTCTTCATCACCGTCACCAGCGAATACACATTGAACCTTCTGCATTTTGAGTTTCATGTCGCTAAGGTCCTCTGAGAGAATAACACCGCCCTGATGAAGAAGACCTATATGATCGCAGATATCTTCAAGCTCTCGTAGATTATGAGAAGCTATAACAGGCGTTAGTCCTCTGTCAGCCATCTCAGCTGCAAACAAGCTCTTAACCCCCTGTCTCACAACCGGATCAAGACCATCAAAGGTCTCATCGCATAACAGGAACTTGGTTCCCGAACATATCCCAAGGAGAATTGACACCTGCTTTTTCATACCTTTTGAAAAAGTACTGATCTTGCGCTTTATATCCAGTCCAAAGCCGCTGCACAATTTAAAAAATCTGAGTTTGTCGAACTTGTCATATATTTCTTCGTAATAATCAGCCATCTCTTCCGGTGTGCTATTAGGAAGAAAATACTGATCATCTGATATAAAAAAGATGTCCTTTTTAACCTCAGGATTATCATATACAGGTCTGTTGTCTATACAGACAATTCCCTTATCAGGTTTGATAACCCCGGCAATAATCCTCAGGATCGTACTCTTACCTGCACCATTTGTTCCGACGAGTCCAAACACTTCACCATCTCTGATTGACAGTGATACATGATTGACTGCCTTGATGTCGTCAAATGATTTGTATAATTCCAGTAACTCAATCATGCCTTGCCTCCCTTATCATTTCCCCTTGTTTGTAGACCACCATTTTGGCTACTAATCTGACCTATCTTACTCTTTATCTCTTTGATAAGATCTTCAATAGGAATTCCGATTTCTTCAGCTTCTCTGAACAACTTGACAATAGCATCAATCAGCTCGCTTTTCTTATTATCCATAAGTGAAGCATTGCCTTTAACAAAATTCCCCCTTCCCTTCACTGTATAGATAAAGCCCTGACGTTCCAGCTCTGCATAAGCCTTCTGTACAGTGTTGGGATTAGTAGATAATTCCATAGCCAGACTCCTGACCGATGGCATCTGCTCATCAGCCTGCAAAATACCCTTGTACATCTGAAGTTTGAAATTCTCTACAATTTGTTCATAGATAGGTCTGCTGTCCTGATAATCAATTAGATTCATATCATCCCCACCATAATCAATTAGTTGCTGCAGTCATAACTCTGCAAGTGTTATATTTGTTACATTTTATGACTGACCAGATGTATATTAACTGTACTAGCATAACTAGTACACTTATACACTACTACCATACACGAAATAATGCAAGCATTTTTGTATGAATGCAAAAAGATTTCCTACTTTAACATAGTATACGAAGTAGGAAATCTTCTATCATCTAAATATTCTATTCTTGCAGGCCATTTACGCTTTTGCCTACTAGAAGTTCATTCATTAATTCTTAAAACTATGGACAGGTGCCGGGATTCTTCCACCACGATCAACAAAAGCATCACATGAGAACTGGTTTACAGGCATGATTGGTGCATATCCAAGAAGTCCTCCAAACTCAACTGTCTCACCAACTCCCTTTCCAATTACAGGAATAAGTCTTACCGCAGTAGTCTTCTGATTGATCATACCTATAGCCATTTCATCAGCAATGATTCCTGCTATTGTAGTATCCCTGGTATCTCCCGGGATAGCGATCATATCAAGGCCAACTGAGCATACACAGGTCATGGCTTCAAGTTTCTCAAGAGTAAGTGCTCCCGCTTCTACCGCATTTATCATGCCCTGATCTTCACTGACAGGGATAAACGCTCCTGACAAACCTCCAACATATGAGGATGCCATGACACCACCTTTTTTGACCTGATCATTTAAAAGAGCAAGTGCCGCTGTTGTTCCCGGTGCACCGGCATGTTCAACGCCTATTTCATGAAGAATATCAGCTACACTATCTCCAATTGCAGGTGTTGGCGCAAGAGATAGATCAATGATTCCAAAAGGAACTCCAAGTCTCTCAGATGCCTCTCTTGCCACAAGCTGACCAACTCTTGTTACCTTAAATGCAGTCTTTTTGATCGTCTCGCATAGAATTTCAAAGCTCTCTCCTCTAACCTTTTCAAGAGCTGTCTTAACAACTCCGGGGCCGGATACACCTACATTTATTATCTTGTCAGCTTCTGTCACACCATGGAATGCACCTGCCATAAATGGGTTATCATCAGGAGCATTGCAGAATACAACAAGCTTGGCGCATCCAAGAGAGTCATTCTCTTTGGTAGCTTCTGCTGTCTCTTTAACAATGGTGCCCATAAGTCTCACGGCATCCATGTTGATCCCTGTCTTGGTTGAACCTACATTTATCGATGAACAAACAACATCTGTCGTTGAAAGTGCAAGAGGAATTGACTCTATTAAAAGCTTATCAGCAGGAGTCATTCCCTTGCTTACAAGAGCTGAATAACCACCTATAAAGTTAACTCCTACTGCCTTGGCAACCTTATCAAGAGTCTGTGCTATGCTCGCAAAATCCTCTTTGGTCCTGCAGGCAGCGCCTCCGATAAGAGCAATAGGGGTAACAGATATTCTCTTATTAACAATCGGAATACCAAATTCTCTTGATATCTGCTCACCTGTAGCAACAAGATCCTTGGCTGCTTCATAAATCTTGTTGTAGATATTCTTGTTAAGCTGTTCCAAATCCGAACTGATACAGTCAAGAAGACTGATGCCAAGTGTAATTGTCCTGACATCAAGGTTCTCTTTTTCTATCATCTCATTAGTTTCTACTACTTCATTAACATTAATCATGCCCATCTCCTAATACACAAAGGACCCTGCAACACCGTGCTAAAAAGCATGGCACTACAGAGTCTTATTATTAAATTCTATGCATAGAGTCAAAGATTTCTTCTCTCTGACACTTGATCACAACGCCAATATTTCTGCCAAGCTCATCGAGATCATCCGCAACAACGTTGAATTCTCTTGATGTGCCAGCCATATCGACGATCATCATCATATTAAAATAGCCACTTACGATAGTCTGGGAAATATCAAGAATGTTAATGCCGGCATCTGCAAGATATGTACAAACCTTGGCGATAATGCCTACTGTGTCCTTACCAACAACTGTGATAATAGTCTTATTCATAAGCTCCTCCGATATATCTTAATACTGGTAAAACCTACTAATAAAAAAAGCTATCAGTAATCTTGTAAAAAGTCAATCAAAACATTTTTCGCTACATTAAAAAGAAATAACCAGAGAAAGTACAGACCTCTCAGCAACCATTATAGGGAAATCAGAACTGCTATATGGATTATCATTCATATCTATTTCTACGCGAACCGTCTCAAAAGCAAGTTCCGGAAGATTGTTCTCTTTGGATAAATGTCCCAGAAAAATGCCCTTTATTTTGTCATTAAGGAGCTTACATAACAACTCACCACTCTTTTCATTGGATAAATGGCCTGTATCACCGAGAATACGTCTCTTTAGCTGATAGGGATATGGGCCTGTCTGAAGCATTCGGATATCATGATTAGCTTCAAGCAAAAGAGCATCGCAATCCCTAAGACAGTCAACGGTATAATCTGTATAACATCCAAGGTCAGTTGCAACTCCAATTTTCTTATCACCACAGAACACTCTATAGCCACATGGCTCATTAGCATCGTGTGAAATAGTCATCGGGTTGATCATCATATCTCCCACAGTAACCATCTTATCCGCACAAACAGTGATAAATCTTGAGTCAGTCATTTCACCTTTTTTGTCGCTGTTTCTGATACCTTCTATAGTTCCATTTGTAGCGTAAATTGGAATATCATATTTCTTGAGAATAGTATGAAGCGCAGCAATATGGTCCACATGTTCATGCGTTACAAAAATAGCATCAAGGTCGCTTAAGCTAAGTTCAAGTTCGTTAAGTCCCTGCTCTATTCTCTTCTTGCTGACTCCGGCATCTATCAATATATGGGTATTATCAGAACCAATATATGTACAATTACCGCTACTCCCACTGGCAATACTCGTAAATCTCATAAAAACAAACCATATCTTTCATTCATTTGTAAAACAATGATAATTCTAACATAATTCTAAAAAGCTCTCTACCCAAGATTTTCTAAGGTAGAGAGCTTATATTTGTATATATTAGCCTAATTTCTCCAGTAGACTTCGATTTTGTCTCCTTCATTTATAGGTTGCATATAATCAGGCGTTCCTCCATTAAGAGTTGTTACTATCGCCCTTCCGTTAGGCTTGGAAAGATCAAAATCAATAGCATCAAAAATATCTACAAAAATATAATCCGCTTTTCCATGGAGCGTAGTAGGTTCATTATTGATCACTACATGAAGATCATGAGCAAGAATATTTCTGATAGGCTCCTGTGGCTTATCATATGCCTCTTCATCTTCAGTCTGAAAGTCATCAAAGCTAAGCTGTCCATCCTTGCCTTCAACTATCTTGACGCTGTCATTATCACTTTCGTAGGCTTCTTCATTAGCAAGCTTGATAGCTTCTTCATCAGCATCAGGAAAATCTTCATAGTAGTCCATGATCATTTCTTCCTGATCCTTGAATTCAACCTTAAAGTTCTCATAGACAGGCGTGCTTGCGTCTCCCCGCTCATTATTAACAATGATCACAGTATCTTCTGTAAGTGTAATATCCATCAGCTCTGCGATCTGCGCGGCTGTATTATAATCAAGGACCTTGACTTCATCTCCCGGTCTTATGCTGTAAAAGGCTGTCTGGGCCTCACCATTTACAGTTGCATATCTCGAAGCCTCAATATTCTTACCATTTACATTTACATTAAACTTAGTCTTAAATTCCGGAATGCTCTCAATGGTCGCTTTACCGGGTTCACCGGCAGTAGATGGCTTAACATCAATAATATCATTAGCATGGATCTTGCTGTGAATATCAGCAGGCTTACCATTAAGAGAAATAACAGCAGCCTCACCGGGTTCTCCGCGAGATGTTCTCTCTTTGCCATTAACAGTAAACTTAAGCTCTTCGCCTCTCTTCGGGAAAAGATCTTCATTAGGGAATGCAACCTGCATAGCTGCATCCACAATTTGGAGCTTACCATTGTCATAAAGCTTGGTCTGAGTGCCATTAAAAGATACAAAAATGAAATTA
The sequence above is a segment of the Butyrivibrio proteoclasticus B316 genome. Coding sequences within it:
- a CDS encoding carbohydrate ABC transporter permease; translation: MTAQVNFRNKYKKKKIHINNFKTILVTLAAIVFAFIFLLPTILTVTNSFMAASEISANYGSIFATTEKGGKVFISKTVNLKFIPDMVSFAQYYTVLFKSPEYLFKFWNSLIYVVPIVVFQLGIATLASYGFARYQGKLKNAIFFAYIIMMLMPYQVTLVPNFLVSKAIGIYGTKWAIWLPGIFSPFAVYLLTKFMRRIPTEVMEAASIDGADEWYIFSRICFPLCKGGIASIAILVFFDYWNMVEQPLILLPDPDMHPLSVFLSKINAGEISLAFAVAVIYLVPPLLIFLYGEDYLVEGISYQGGIKG
- a CDS encoding carbohydrate ABC transporter permease, which codes for MKKFCLSHHNKLNNRFDHKLSSLQKKKLISWLFLLPSLLGVMLFFVAPFIVVIYYSLINNPIQKEFVGFQNYVNVWNNAAFKQAGSNTFIFSLMAVPLAVLLSLFLAAVMESRIPFKSYFRTFFLSPLMVPTASVVLIWQVMFHQNGIVNNFLNVFGQDKIDWLKSDKAYIVIVALFLWKNLGYNMILFMSALASIPKDLLEVAALENANKLQVFWIVKVRYMSSTILFVAIMSLISSFKVFREVYLMTGDYPYQTLYMLQHFMNNTFASLDYQKLSAAAIIMFIVVTVLVYAMYAVENWFGRDLEG
- a CDS encoding DUF6449 domain-containing protein → MTSASLSLSNRISNHKKYITRTLWSSMLGFVLMAIYYVLGTAFMVARSINYGRVFHQSPERIKMEKINAAFRVLGMEQLGWILVVLIAIAFAFQGFSYVFESNKIDFYLSQPTTRGQRIKKNYFNAITTFILMYLSVNIVALLLAAILGAVNGAVIVVVLYETVKAIVLFFAIYNITVLAIMLSGTPLISMLVLAFFMAVTTAFGYELKALKNIFFATYANRDTYGIIGSPLFDRVAVLRLVNDLKLNSTNIACFDILNKWIDMTVDYEIDILITGMIAFALVILVSRFRKAEHAGKTICYRPFRWLVKVISCVLLGIGCGVVFYEMNYYMWYSSRFVTIMFAVMLMAVIITGCVIEVLFDGNIRSVFKGMAQNVMALAIVSLIFIVFRGDLIGYDSYIPSASKVESCALLREDYDFRLYDGHSDMNYVSLPEDYMELTDIETFNKLVQAGLKTQKEWVKFDREGNYQDLGRNNTVLYRLKNGKMVYREICIPYDIDENLLSSIIDSKEYIRGSAPVFHDDKVREFDELNHKTRKIQYNAPGRVMTTTEMTYAELSDAYCKDLENSFSYKLVSTQVPIGRVDYLNSVYDGYCNCGFNVYKTYTNTIELLKKYGVFVDDSIDIDSIDSIEVTNYYPGYNMEDEDFDINSINVDSKSFVYTENDKIRDIIEKVICNDYYCSWYKRNLNEQFVVIVNFKNNKKDMMNAQQSYFSFEMGKVPDYIYADTN
- a CDS encoding ABC transporter ATP-binding protein, with the translated sequence MIELLELYKSFDDIKAVNHVSLSIRDGEVFGLVGTNGAGKSTILRIIAGVIKPDKGIVCIDNRPVYDNPEVKKDIFFISDDQYFLPNSTPEEMADYYEEIYDKFDKLRFFKLCSGFGLDIKRKISTFSKGMKKQVSILLGICSGTKFLLCDETFDGLDPVVRQGVKSLFAAEMADRGLTPVIASHNLRELEDICDHIGLLHQGGVILSEDLSDMKLKMQKVQCVFAGDGDEERALEGLDILLHDKRGRLHTITMRGEREEIEAAFKRGNPVFFEVLPLSLEEIFISETEVVGYDIRKFILE
- a CDS encoding GntR family transcriptional regulator encodes the protein MNLIDYQDSRPIYEQIVENFKLQMYKGILQADEQMPSVRSLAMELSTNPNTVQKAYAELERQGFIYTVKGRGNFVKGNASLMDNKKSELIDAIVKLFREAEEIGIPIEDLIKEIKSKIGQISSQNGGLQTRGNDKGGKA
- a CDS encoding PFL family protein produces the protein MINVNEVVETNEMIEKENLDVRTITLGISLLDCISSDLEQLNKNIYNKIYEAAKDLVATGEQISREFGIPIVNKRISVTPIALIGGAACRTKEDFASIAQTLDKVAKAVGVNFIGGYSALVSKGMTPADKLLIESIPLALSTTDVVCSSINVGSTKTGINMDAVRLMGTIVKETAEATKENDSLGCAKLVVFCNAPDDNPFMAGAFHGVTEADKIINVGVSGPGVVKTALEKVRGESFEILCETIKKTAFKVTRVGQLVAREASERLGVPFGIIDLSLAPTPAIGDSVADILHEIGVEHAGAPGTTAALALLNDQVKKGGVMASSYVGGLSGAFIPVSEDQGMINAVEAGALTLEKLEAMTCVCSVGLDMIAIPGDTRDTTIAGIIADEMAIGMINQKTTAVRLIPVIGKGVGETVEFGGLLGYAPIMPVNQFSCDAFVDRGGRIPAPVHSFKN
- a CDS encoding ACT domain-containing protein gives rise to the protein MNKTIITVVGKDTVGIIAKVCTYLADAGINILDISQTIVSGYFNMMMIVDMAGTSREFNVVADDLDELGRNIGVVIKCQREEIFDSMHRI
- a CDS encoding MBL fold metallo-hydrolase — translated: MRFTSIASGSSGNCTYIGSDNTHILIDAGVSKKRIEQGLNELELSLSDLDAIFVTHEHVDHIAALHTILKKYDIPIYATNGTIEGIRNSDKKGEMTDSRFITVCADKMVTVGDMMINPMTISHDANEPCGYRVFCGDKKIGVATDLGCYTDYTVDCLRDCDALLLEANHDIRMLQTGPYPYQLKRRILGDTGHLSNEKSGELLCKLLNDKIKGIFLGHLSKENNLPELAFETVRVEIDMNDNPYSSSDFPIMVAERSVLSLVISF